From Argopecten irradians isolate NY chromosome 2, Ai_NY, whole genome shotgun sequence, the proteins below share one genomic window:
- the LOC138314247 gene encoding uncharacterized protein has translation MTLRSDRNVFAVFTDTTMATEADRAKSPSATGTVNSEKDDDHPSSIELLLQSQVQTLQSIDKLVYSVKDIREQIDSGAIHTGTSSMERQIGRRAGCSGRRGDSPVCDRDSDSGRSYQHPGPFQDGGAHENYEDEGSSEPEDGFNEILDEIDDCNEDKSDVEDLLKDMEEIYNSEEACGPNINDKLASSCNGAFRTMIGTHRLNDTKAKYNRPANCPNLTTPKVNIEVWTEAKSFAKTRDKSLQKVQAMMAKATIPVLEVTDNLITASKGGNTGRSVKDNVAKLTDAIKMQAWAFTELSQIRKDNFKHSLDKRYQKLCMPGNAVTTELFGDDLPKKIKDIHDSRTLSKKVGLSNTSTQSTRGKATGYHAYGHQGNFGRSYHQNFHGSRGFSHSNRGHFRSSPYQKPASQSRGTFLQRRGRQNQKD, from the coding sequence ATGACTTTAAGAAGTGATCGGAACGTTTTTGCTGTTTTCACCGATACTACGATGGCTACGGAGGCTGACCGCGCTAAGTCACCCAGTGCAACAGGGACTGTAAATAGTGAGAAAGACGATGATCATCCGTCGAGTATTGAACTTTTATTACAGTCACAAGTTCAGACACTGCAGAGCATTGATAAACTAGTGTATTCGGTGAAAGATATTCGGGAACAGATCGATTCTGGAGCCATACACACAGGAACTAGTTCAATGGAACGGCAAATTGGCCGGAGAGCTGGCTGTTCTGGTAGGAGGGGCGACTCCCCTGTGTGTGATCGAGATTCTGATAGTGGGCGGAGCTACCAACATCCGGGGCCGTTCCAAGATGGCGGCGCCCATGAAAACTATGAAGATGAAGGATCTTCGGAGCCAGAGGATGGTTTTAACGAAATTCTGGATGAAATTGATGACTGCAATGAAGATAAATCTGATGTAGAGGATCTCCTCAAAGACATGGAGGAGATCTATAACAGTGAGGAGGCTTGTGGGCCTAACATCAATGATAAACTTGCCAGTTCGTGTAACGGGGCCTTTCGGACAATGATAGGGACACACCGCCTAAATGACACTAAGGCCAAGTATAATAGACCTGCGAACTGCCCTAACCTAACAACACCAAAAGTAAACATCGAGGTTTGGACAGAAGCCAAATCCTTCGCCAAAACTAGAGATAAATCTTTGCAGAAAGTACAAGCAATGATGGCAAAAGCAACTATCCCAGTGTTGGAGGTTACAGACAATTTAATAACCGCATCCAAGGGAGGCAACACCGGACGTTCTGTTAAAGATAATGTAGCAAAGCTTACAGATGCTATAAAAATGCAGGCATGGGCTTTTACAGAACTCAGCCAAATACGGAAAGATAACTTCAAACATTCACTCGACAAAAGGTACCAAAAACTGTGTATGCCGGGGAATGCAGTTACAACTGAATTATTTGGAGATGATCTTCCAAAGAAAATCAAAGACATACACGACAGTAGAACTCTGTCTAAGAAAGTGGGACTTTCTAACACATCAACTCAATCTACCAGGGGCAAGGCTACAGGTTACCATGCATATGGTCACCAAGGGAATTTTGGGAGAAGTTACCACCAGAACTTCCATGGCAGCAGAGGTTTCTCTCACTCAAACAGAGGCCACTTCAGAAGCTCTCCCTATCAAAAACCAGCTAGTCAAAGCCGGGGGACTTTTTTACAGAGAAGGGGCCGACAAAATCAAAAAGATTAG